GCGGCCTCGGTGTCCGGTGAACTGCCCACCGGAGCCGCCGCCGTGAAGCCCACCGGGCCGGTCCCCGTGCTGATCGTCTACGGGGCCGAGGACCCCGTACGGCCCTTGGCCGGCCTGCCCGATCCCGGGCCGGCCGCTCCCGGGGAGGAACCCATCACTGCGACCATGTCCGCCCGGGAGAGCGCCGAGGCATTCGCCACCGCAGCCGGGGCGGGCGGTCCGGCCGAGGAGGGCAAGCCCGGCTACGACTCCGTCACCTGGCAGCCCGGCCCCGCGGGGGCAGCCGTACGGCTGCTCGTCATGCACGGCGCGGGCCACACCTGGCCCGGCTCGGCCACCCCGCCGCCCGCGGGCTTCGGCTCCGTCAGCACCGCACTGGATGCGACCGGCACCCTGCTCGACTTCCTTTCCGCGCAGAAGCGTTGACGGCAGGCTTCGCCTGAGAGCACGCCCATGGCGGCGTACACCACACTCCGAAACACGAGTGTGGTGTACGCCGCCATGGGCGCGGCTGCCCGCCCTCCCTACTGTTCAGCCATGACGAGCCAACTTCCCTTCCTGCGGGAGCGCGTCGCGCTGGTGACCGGCGGCGGCAGCGGAATCGGCCGGGCCTGTGCGATCGCCCTGGCCGAGGCGGGCGCCACCGTGCACGTGGTCGACATCGGCGAGGAGTCGGCCCGGAGCGTCGCCGCGCTCGTCGGCGGGCAGGCGCACGCGGTCGACCTCGCCGACCCCGCCGCGATCGAGGGGCTGCCCGCTGCGGTGGACGTCCTGGTCAACAGCGCCGGCCTGCAACACGTCGCCCCCATCACGGACTTCCCGGCCGAGCGGTTCGCCCGGATCCAGCAGGTGATGGTCACCGCGCCGTTCCTGCTGCTGCGCCACGTGCTGCCGCACATGTACGCGGCCGGCTGGGGCCGGGTGGTCAACATCTCCAGCGTCCACGGGCTGCGCGCCAGCGCCTACAAGTCCGCCTATGTGGCCGCCAAGCACGGCCTGGAGGGGCTCAGCAAGGTCACCGCGCTCGAGAGCGCCCCGTACGGCGTGACCAGCAACTGCATCAGCCCCGGGTACGTACGCACGCCCCTGGTCGAGGCCCAGATCGAGCAGCAGGCCGCCGCGCACGGCATCGGCCCCGGCGACGTGCTGTCCGAGGTGCTGCTCACCCGGTCCTCGATCAAGCGCCTGATCGAGCCCGAGGAGGTCGCGGCGGCCGCGGTGTGGCTGTGCGGGCCCCATGCCGGGTACCTCACCGGATCCTCCATCCCCCTCGACGGGGGGTGGACCGCCACCTGAAGCGGGACGGCCACCAAAAATTAACTACCGATCAGTAGACACGGGAGGGCGAGCATGCGGATTCTGGCCCCGTACATGTCATTTCAGCCAATGAAGCCAATGAGGAGCGCCCCCACATGCGCAGCACCCGCGCCCGCATCCGCACGCTCGGAACCGCCACCGGCACGGCCGCGGCCACCGCCGTCCTGATGCTGGCCCCTGTCGCCTCCGCCCAGGCCGCCCCGGTTCCCACCCCGGCTCCGGCCGCCGCCCCGACCGCCTCCGCGCCCGGCGGCAACGCGCTCATCCGCGGTATCGACTACGGCACGTGGAAGCGCGATGTCGCCGCCGTCATGGCCACGGCCCGCCCGTACGTCGAGCAGCGCATCGCCCAGTCGCCCGCCGGCGAGAAGCCCGCGATCGTCCTCGACATCGACAACTCTTCGCTGGAGACGGACTTCCACTGGTTCTGGACGTTCCCGACCCCGGCGATCTCCGAGGTCCGCGACCTGACCCGGTACGCGAACGAGCGCGGTGTCGCCATCATCTTCGTCACCGCCCGACCGGGGATCATCCAGTCCCTCACCGAGCACAACCTCAAGGCGGTCGGCTACCCCGTCTCGGACCTGTACGTCCGGGACCTGCCGGACCTCTTCAGCGAGGTCAGCGCCTACAAGACGGCCAAGCGCGCCGAGATCGAGGCCCGCGGCTACACGATCATCGCCAACATCGGCAACAACAACAGCGATCTGGTCGGCGGCCACGCGGAGCGCACCTTCAAGCTGCCGGACTACGACGGCAAGCTCTCCTAGCCGTTTTCGGCCCCGCCGCCCGGGGTCCCCGCCGCCAGCCGCCCGCATGCCGAGGCGGCCGGCGGCGGCGCGCCGAAGAAGCGGGACCTCTCCTGATTCCGGTGACCTCGTGGGCGGGTCGGCGTGCACCTTCAGGCGGCCACTTGTCGGTCCGTCCGGTTCGTCACCCCTTCGCCCCGGCTCCGTCCCCGGGATCCGCCGCAAGACACGCACACGCATGCTCGCGAAGGAGAGTCACGTGACAACCGATTCCGCTGCCACGGCCGTACGCGCCAC
The Streptomyces sp. NBC_01296 DNA segment above includes these coding regions:
- a CDS encoding 3-hydroxybutyrate dehydrogenase codes for the protein MTSQLPFLRERVALVTGGGSGIGRACAIALAEAGATVHVVDIGEESARSVAALVGGQAHAVDLADPAAIEGLPAAVDVLVNSAGLQHVAPITDFPAERFARIQQVMVTAPFLLLRHVLPHMYAAGWGRVVNISSVHGLRASAYKSAYVAAKHGLEGLSKVTALESAPYGVTSNCISPGYVRTPLVEAQIEQQAAAHGIGPGDVLSEVLLTRSSIKRLIEPEEVAAAAVWLCGPHAGYLTGSSIPLDGGWTAT
- a CDS encoding HAD family acid phosphatase; protein product: MRSTRARIRTLGTATGTAAATAVLMLAPVASAQAAPVPTPAPAAAPTASAPGGNALIRGIDYGTWKRDVAAVMATARPYVEQRIAQSPAGEKPAIVLDIDNSSLETDFHWFWTFPTPAISEVRDLTRYANERGVAIIFVTARPGIIQSLTEHNLKAVGYPVSDLYVRDLPDLFSEVSAYKTAKRAEIEARGYTIIANIGNNNSDLVGGHAERTFKLPDYDGKLS